A region of Allocoleopsis franciscana PCC 7113 DNA encodes the following proteins:
- a CDS encoding TSUP family transporter yields MSSLLFQLLIIGLVAGVAGGMFGIGGGAIMVPAMVLLLGMDQKFATGTSVAAQILPIGILAAIVYHRNGNLNIKHAIIIALGLVIGNLFGALFANQPFISSELMKKLYGLFLLLIGARYLFF; encoded by the coding sequence ATGTCTTCTCTACTCTTCCAACTTTTGATAATTGGCTTAGTAGCTGGCGTTGCTGGCGGCATGTTTGGCATTGGCGGTGGCGCAATTATGGTTCCCGCCATGGTACTGTTATTGGGTATGGATCAGAAGTTTGCCACGGGTACTTCTGTGGCTGCTCAAATTTTACCCATTGGTATTTTGGCTGCTATTGTCTACCATCGCAACGGCAACCTCAATATTAAACATGCCATTATCATTGCACTCGGTTTGGTGATCGGTAATCTTTTTGGTGCCTTATTTGCTAATCAGCCCTTCATTAGTAGTGAACTCATGAAAAAACTCTACGGCCTTTTTCTACTGTTGATTGGGGCTAGATACTTATTCTTTTGA
- a CDS encoding DUF2382 domain-containing protein, with protein MVADNPVSTKNKTQIKDLLEKLRNKLKGFAIINMQGQLVGRVTDIFLDKSYHLNVVMSKAEDQANSQVYLLNSKYIEKVDAVHRLLFVDITSLELEKIPLYSIDNQQVPEVSGSSQNLSLIQETASNLESQELHETDSRETRSSETEVATEDLTEFDDNSNVVEEEIVRLLEERVVVNRRKQKVGEVVVRKEIETQIIEVPIQREILIIEQVGSETKRLAAIDLSKGEVRGVELANPSISEIHHPKESRHEKGYPVRGEFVSPRAASNLLEAIALQKRHGCEKIRVELTVENPELQKTYQNMFDRCSIR; from the coding sequence ATGGTTGCCGATAATCCTGTCTCTACCAAAAACAAAACCCAAATTAAAGATTTATTGGAAAAGCTGAGAAACAAGCTGAAAGGCTTTGCGATCATCAACATGCAAGGTCAATTAGTAGGGCGGGTTACAGATATCTTTTTAGATAAAAGCTATCATCTGAATGTAGTGATGTCTAAAGCGGAAGATCAAGCAAACTCGCAAGTATATTTACTCAATAGTAAATATATTGAGAAGGTTGATGCTGTACACCGCTTACTTTTTGTAGATATCACTTCTCTAGAACTTGAGAAAATCCCTCTATATTCGATTGATAATCAGCAAGTACCAGAGGTTTCAGGCAGCTCTCAAAATCTATCCCTAATTCAGGAAACCGCCAGTAATCTTGAATCACAGGAACTTCATGAAACGGATTCCAGAGAAACTCGGTCTTCGGAAACCGAAGTAGCCACGGAAGACCTGACCGAATTTGATGATAACTCAAATGTGGTGGAAGAAGAGATCGTTCGTTTGCTAGAAGAGCGAGTGGTTGTCAACCGCCGCAAGCAAAAAGTTGGCGAAGTGGTGGTTCGCAAAGAAATCGAAACTCAAATTATCGAAGTCCCTATTCAACGCGAGATATTAATTATTGAGCAAGTCGGTTCAGAGACTAAAAGGCTTGCCGCAATTGACTTAAGTAAGGGGGAAGTTAGGGGTGTTGAATTAGCCAATCCTTCGATTTCTGAGATTCATCATCCAAAAGAGTCTCGTCATGAGAAGGGTTATCCAGTTAGAGGGGAATTTGTCTCTCCGAGAGCAGCGAGTAATCTTTTAGAGGCAATTGCACTACAAAAGCGGCACGGATGCGAAAAAATTCGCGTAGAATTGACAGTGGAAAACCCAGAACTTCAGAAAACTTACCAAAACATGTTTGACCGTTGCTCTATACGCTAA
- a CDS encoding DUF2382 domain-containing protein, whose product MALVKLADAYPNYKQEIFGGDDIKGYDVYTATDEKVGSVYDALVDETGRFRYLVIDTGFWVFGKKVLAPIGRVRMDYDRHRAYITGLTKDQAERLPEYNDNMTVDYDYEERVRGIYRPTTTTAPVSTSTYDRNTYNYEHDRSLYDTNEQNHQKIKLYEERLLTNKQRQKTGEVAVGKHVETETARVSVPIEKERVIIERSSPTDTREVTPGAVDFQEGEVARMEVYEETADIQKKAYVREEVSIRKEVERDTVDATETIRREELDIDVDGKPMINKKH is encoded by the coding sequence ATGGCTCTTGTAAAACTTGCAGATGCTTATCCTAACTATAAGCAAGAAATTTTTGGTGGCGATGATATCAAAGGATATGATGTCTATACCGCTACTGATGAAAAAGTGGGCAGCGTTTATGACGCTCTTGTTGATGAAACAGGCCGTTTTCGTTATCTCGTAATTGACACGGGATTTTGGGTGTTTGGCAAGAAAGTTTTGGCTCCCATTGGTCGCGTGCGAATGGATTACGATCGTCACCGTGCTTACATTACAGGCTTGACCAAAGACCAAGCTGAACGGTTACCAGAATACAACGACAACATGACCGTTGACTACGACTATGAAGAACGAGTCAGAGGGATCTATCGACCAACAACAACGACGGCTCCGGTATCGACTTCTACCTATGACCGTAACACCTACAACTATGAGCATGACCGCTCACTCTACGATACAAATGAGCAAAATCATCAGAAAATCAAACTGTATGAAGAGCGCTTACTGACCAACAAACAGCGTCAAAAGACGGGTGAAGTTGCAGTAGGTAAGCATGTTGAAACCGAAACAGCCCGAGTATCTGTTCCCATCGAAAAAGAACGGGTGATTATTGAGCGCAGTAGCCCTACTGACACCCGAGAAGTTACGCCTGGGGCGGTAGACTTCCAGGAAGGTGAAGTGGCTCGCATGGAAGTGTACGAAGAGACGGCTGACATTCAAAAGAAAGCTTATGTGCGTGAAGAAGTCAGTATCCGGAAAGAAGTTGAGCGCGACACGGTGGATGCGACAGAAACAATTCGTCGTGAAGAGTTAGACATTGATGTTGATGGTAAGCCTATGATTAACAAAAAGCACTAG
- a CDS encoding bifunctional 4-hydroxy-2-oxoglutarate aldolase/2-dehydro-3-deoxy-phosphogluconate aldolase, protein MSNQFWLTLLQQHRFIAVIRSPWPSLGHKMAQAAALGGLSLIEITWNSERAPELISQLRTELPHCIIGTGTLLNLEQLEQAIEAGAQFLFTPHVNLTLIAAAVKAGVPIVPGALTPTEIVTAWEAGASCIKVFPIQAAGGASYIKALQGPLGHIPLIPTGGVSLENAQEFLNAGAIAVGLSGELFPKALIATEDWKAIAQRARTLREQLAIPAK, encoded by the coding sequence ATGTCTAATCAATTTTGGTTAACTCTGTTGCAGCAACATCGGTTTATTGCTGTTATTCGATCGCCTTGGCCATCACTCGGTCATAAAATGGCTCAGGCGGCAGCACTGGGGGGATTATCGCTGATTGAAATTACCTGGAATAGCGAACGAGCACCTGAACTGATCAGCCAACTCCGCACGGAGTTACCGCACTGTATCATCGGCACGGGTACGTTATTAAACTTGGAGCAGTTAGAACAGGCGATTGAGGCGGGTGCCCAGTTTCTATTCACGCCCCACGTTAATCTGACTTTAATTGCTGCCGCCGTTAAGGCTGGTGTCCCCATCGTACCGGGTGCTTTGACTCCGACAGAAATTGTCACCGCTTGGGAGGCAGGCGCTAGCTGCATTAAGGTATTTCCCATTCAGGCGGCAGGTGGAGCTAGTTATATCAAGGCTTTACAAGGGCCACTGGGTCACATTCCTTTAATTCCCACTGGGGGAGTCTCGCTGGAAAATGCACAAGAGTTTCTCAACGCTGGAGCGATTGCCGTGGGGCTTTCCGGCGAGTTATTTCCCAAAGCGCTCATTGCGACAGAAGATTGGAAAGCGATCGCGCAACGCGCCCGAACTCTCAGGGAACAGTTAGCGATTCCAGCGAAATAG
- a CDS encoding RRXRR domain-containing protein, with product MSTAIGLTLAHTAGCSPSSACCKTPGLGRFKTGHLVSDGGKEQVTFIGLSPKMQRVPVISPDGLPLMPTKASRARRWLNEGKAKIYSNDLNVFAIQLVGKPSGHETQDVVIGIDPGKLFSGVGVQSSKTTLLKLHLILPFPNVTKKMTARRILRRARRGRRINRKLPYDQRCHRAKRFDNRVQKKLPPSIRSNRQLELRVIKEIMRLFPVSNIVYEYIKARGDKGFSPAMVGQKVMLQWLSKIAPTDTRYGWQTSNLRQWLKLPKDKTDKSKAVEETHSNDGVALAASHFIKWREWQSSNARGGCWEGEVIVTPAPFKVIAKPNIYRRQLHFENPDSHKPNPSQYRKRKGGTITPFGFRSGDFVQAEKASQIYRGWIGGYTQTGKSKNISVYNHEWKRIGQFSPTKIKLLKRSCKLCVA from the coding sequence TTGTCTACCGCTATTGGTCTGACACTGGCACACACGGCTGGATGTTCTCCTAGTTCAGCCTGCTGTAAGACCCCTGGCTTGGGTCGCTTTAAGACAGGACATCTTGTGTCAGATGGCGGTAAGGAGCAAGTCACATTTATTGGATTATCTCCAAAAATGCAACGAGTACCAGTGATTTCACCTGACGGGCTTCCACTAATGCCCACTAAAGCCTCAAGAGCTAGACGTTGGCTCAACGAGGGGAAAGCTAAAATCTACTCCAACGACCTGAATGTGTTTGCTATCCAGCTAGTTGGGAAACCATCTGGGCATGAAACTCAAGACGTGGTTATAGGTATCGACCCTGGCAAGTTGTTCAGTGGTGTCGGAGTTCAAAGTTCTAAAACTACTTTGCTCAAGCTTCACCTGATTCTTCCGTTTCCAAATGTCACCAAAAAAATGACAGCAAGACGGATACTTCGGAGAGCGAGGCGAGGTCGCAGAATTAACCGTAAACTACCTTATGACCAACGGTGTCATAGAGCCAAACGGTTCGATAACAGGGTTCAAAAGAAGCTACCTCCGAGCATTAGATCCAATCGCCAACTAGAGCTAAGGGTAATCAAGGAAATAATGCGATTATTCCCGGTTTCTAACATTGTCTACGAGTACATCAAAGCTCGTGGTGATAAAGGGTTTAGCCCAGCGATGGTGGGTCAGAAAGTCATGTTGCAATGGCTATCAAAGATTGCACCAACAGATACTCGGTATGGATGGCAGACTTCCAATCTAAGGCAGTGGTTAAAACTTCCAAAGGATAAGACGGATAAGTCAAAAGCTGTGGAAGAAACGCACAGCAATGATGGTGTTGCACTAGCTGCTAGTCATTTCATTAAGTGGCGGGAATGGCAATCAAGTAATGCGCGTGGTGGGTGTTGGGAGGGTGAAGTTATTGTTACACCAGCCCCATTCAAAGTGATAGCCAAGCCAAATATCTATAGGCGTCAGCTCCACTTTGAGAATCCTGACAGTCACAAACCTAATCCCAGTCAATACCGAAAACGCAAAGGTGGAACAATCACGCCTTTTGGCTTTCGGTCTGGTGACTTTGTTCAAGCTGAAAAAGCAAGTCAAATTTACAGAGGTTGGATTGGTGGTTACACCCAAACAGGCAAATCCAAAAACATCTCAGTTTACAACCATGAGTGGAAAAGAATTGGGCAATTTAGTCCTACTAAAATCAAATTGCTTAAGCGCTCATGCAAATTATGCGTGGCTTGA
- a CDS encoding SH3 domain-containing protein: MPKPNQPTARLISQTVTCRVVNIQTGQLAVRFSPNGKSKAGLNNGNSVTLLREGSAPWAYVRVMNGPNRAVNGLEGWVNSDYLSCGETSENPQVSCDVVNIQSGQLAVRFSPNGRSKAGLNNGNTVRWIKDGSAPWVYVRVINGPNRQVNGIEGWVNSNYLSCYD; this comes from the coding sequence ATGCCTAAGCCCAATCAACCCACTGCCAGACTCATCTCTCAAACCGTAACTTGCCGTGTGGTTAATATTCAGACAGGTCAACTCGCTGTGCGCTTCTCTCCCAATGGCAAATCCAAAGCGGGTCTGAATAACGGTAATAGCGTCACCCTGCTTAGGGAAGGTTCTGCACCTTGGGCGTATGTCCGTGTCATGAATGGCCCCAACCGAGCTGTGAATGGCTTAGAAGGGTGGGTGAATTCAGACTACCTCTCCTGTGGTGAAACCAGCGAAAATCCACAAGTATCTTGTGATGTGGTTAATATTCAGAGTGGTCAACTCGCTGTGCGCTTTTCTCCCAATGGCAGATCAAAAGCGGGTTTAAATAATGGAAATACCGTCAGATGGATTAAAGACGGTTCAGCACCTTGGGTTTACGTCCGCGTCATCAACGGCCCAAACCGTCAAGTGAATGGTATAGAAGGCTGGGTTAATTCCAATTACTTATCTTGTTATGACTAG
- a CDS encoding MBL fold metallo-hydrolase: protein MAHLNQRRSQNVSGDFYVDSTCIDCDTCRWMVPEVFQEAGGQSVVYHQPTSEAERLRSLQALLSCPTSSIGTVETPKDIKAAQQSFPILVEDNVYHCGYHSESSYAATSYLIQHSEGNILVDSPRFAPPLVKRLEDMGGIRYMYLTHRDDVADHQKYAEHFGCKRILHSDDITSSTRDVEIQLTGSEPVELAPDLLIIPVPGHSKGHTVLLHNHKFLFTGDHLAWDKQLNQLVAFRDFCWYAWSEQIKSMQKLTHYSFEWVLPGHGHRYHTDAETMHLLMQECVAWMQAQ, encoded by the coding sequence ATGGCTCATTTGAATCAACGCCGCTCTCAAAACGTCAGCGGTGACTTTTACGTCGATAGTACTTGTATTGATTGTGATACTTGCCGATGGATGGTTCCGGAAGTGTTTCAGGAGGCAGGGGGTCAGTCTGTGGTGTATCATCAACCGACATCGGAAGCTGAACGCTTGCGATCGCTCCAAGCTCTATTATCTTGTCCAACATCCTCAATTGGTACTGTTGAAACGCCGAAAGATATCAAAGCCGCTCAGCAGAGTTTTCCAATTTTAGTCGAGGACAATGTTTACCATTGCGGTTATCACTCCGAGAGTTCCTATGCGGCTACCAGCTACTTGATTCAACACTCCGAAGGCAATATCTTAGTGGATTCACCCCGATTTGCACCACCCTTAGTCAAGCGATTAGAAGACATGGGTGGAATTCGTTATATGTACCTAACCCATCGGGATGATGTTGCTGATCATCAGAAGTATGCTGAGCATTTTGGGTGCAAAAGAATCCTGCACAGCGATGATATTACCAGCAGCACTCGTGATGTGGAAATTCAACTGACGGGTTCCGAACCCGTTGAATTAGCGCCCGATTTGTTGATTATTCCTGTTCCTGGTCACAGTAAAGGTCACACCGTTTTATTGCACAATCATAAGTTTTTGTTCACGGGCGACCATCTAGCTTGGGATAAACAATTAAATCAGCTCGTTGCCTTCCGTGATTTCTGTTGGTATGCCTGGTCTGAACAAATTAAATCTATGCAAAAGTTAACTCACTATTCATTTGAGTGGGTATTACCAGGTCATGGTCACCGCTACCATACTGATGCAGAAACCATGCATCTGCTGATGCAGGAGTGTGTTGCTTGGATGCAAGCGCAATAA
- a CDS encoding glycosyltransferase family 2 protein, which yields MPPESGAVELSVVIPLYNEELNIDYLFERLRSVLIHLNMTYEIVCVNDGSRDNTLSCLIEHHYQDPRIKVVNLSRNYGKEIALSAGLDHATGDAVIPIDADLQDPPELIEELVAKWREGYDVVYATRRSREGESWLKRFTANVFYRVIDSISRVPIPRDTGDFRLLDRRVVEAIQQLPERNRFMKGLFAWVGFKQTSVLFDRPSRHKGETKWNYWRLWNFALDGITSFSLIPLKVWSYIGLLVAIPSFFYASFLVLRTILFGIDLPGYVSIMVAVLFLGGVQLVSLGVIGEYLARVYEEVKGRPLYLVRETYGCDSTSTVKQKVHSSQKNR from the coding sequence ATGCCTCCCGAATCAGGTGCTGTTGAACTCTCTGTCGTTATTCCTCTTTACAATGAGGAACTTAATATTGATTATCTATTTGAGCGATTAAGGTCTGTCCTGATTCATCTCAACATGACCTATGAAATCGTTTGTGTGAATGATGGTAGTCGAGATAATACGCTTAGCTGTTTAATAGAGCATCATTATCAAGACCCTAGAATTAAAGTCGTCAATTTATCTCGAAATTATGGAAAAGAAATTGCTCTAAGTGCTGGTCTAGATCATGCCACGGGTGACGCTGTTATACCCATTGATGCGGATTTACAAGACCCACCTGAATTAATCGAAGAACTGGTGGCAAAATGGCGTGAGGGCTATGATGTTGTTTATGCAACACGTCGGTCTCGTGAGGGAGAAAGCTGGCTAAAGCGCTTTACAGCTAATGTGTTTTACCGAGTCATTGATAGCATCAGCCGTGTACCCATTCCCCGCGATACTGGGGATTTTCGTTTACTCGATCGCCGTGTTGTGGAGGCGATTCAACAATTGCCGGAGCGGAATCGCTTCATGAAAGGCTTGTTTGCCTGGGTAGGTTTTAAACAAACATCCGTTCTTTTTGATCGCCCATCTCGCCATAAAGGAGAAACAAAATGGAATTACTGGCGACTTTGGAATTTTGCCTTGGATGGGATTACCTCTTTTAGTTTGATCCCTTTAAAAGTATGGAGTTATATCGGTCTTTTAGTCGCCATACCCTCCTTCTTCTATGCCAGCTTTTTAGTGCTTCGGACTATACTCTTTGGAATTGATCTTCCTGGCTATGTCTCAATCATGGTGGCGGTTCTTTTTTTGGGAGGCGTACAGTTAGTTAGTTTAGGTGTGATTGGGGAATATTTGGCTCGTGTCTATGAAGAAGTAAAAGGACGCCCTCTTTACTTGGTGCGAGAAACTTATGGGTGTGACTCAACTTCAACCGTTAAGCAAAAGGTTCACTCTTCTCAAAAGAATCGGTGA
- a CDS encoding peptidoglycan recognition protein family protein — MPFTASVISAREWGARAPKQWPEETRPQYVIIHHTDMPNPPKDLSRGTVDGGKQLARSIQGAHMNEFGWNDSGHNFLNTTGGVLLEGRQGSLDAIKRGRCVRSAHAGSVKGNESPGIENEGNFMTYQMNAKQWESLVELCVSICSSCKIDPDNIKGHRDFSPTNCPGNWLYSQLPRLRQDVRKRLDAPIGDYLREGDTGVKVKELQERLKAQGFNPGPIDSVFGIGTVQAVISFQKYHGLNPDGVVGPTTWKVLTSTPIPKQESPSTIDLLDTYLLYRSLPHQNQAIQWLQGQISKPVLEEFSKRWGNQPSPASSSSPTPTPSPTPSPTPSPTPSPSLSFLPLREGAKGTQVKQLQERLQQLGFKPGIPDGDFGPATKAAVVAFQRSKGLITDGIVGERTWAALNLT, encoded by the coding sequence ATGCCTTTCACTGCCAGTGTCATTTCTGCTAGAGAATGGGGGGCTAGAGCTCCAAAACAGTGGCCTGAAGAAACGAGGCCGCAATATGTCATTATCCACCATACAGATATGCCTAATCCCCCTAAGGATTTATCGAGAGGAACGGTGGATGGGGGAAAACAATTGGCCAGGAGTATTCAAGGTGCCCACATGAATGAGTTTGGCTGGAACGATTCCGGTCACAACTTTTTGAATACCACCGGTGGGGTTTTACTTGAGGGTAGACAAGGTTCTCTAGATGCTATTAAACGCGGGCGTTGTGTTCGTTCCGCCCACGCTGGCAGTGTTAAAGGCAATGAGTCACCAGGGATTGAAAATGAAGGCAACTTCATGACCTACCAGATGAACGCCAAGCAGTGGGAGAGTTTGGTGGAGTTATGCGTTTCTATTTGCTCGTCCTGCAAGATTGACCCTGATAATATCAAAGGACATCGAGACTTTTCTCCAACGAATTGTCCTGGTAACTGGTTGTACAGTCAATTGCCCCGATTGCGTCAAGATGTACGTAAACGACTCGACGCACCGATTGGTGACTATCTCCGGGAAGGCGATACTGGTGTGAAAGTCAAAGAACTACAGGAACGCCTCAAAGCCCAAGGTTTTAACCCCGGTCCCATTGACAGCGTTTTTGGCATCGGTACGGTTCAAGCGGTTATTTCTTTTCAGAAGTATCACGGGTTAAATCCCGATGGTGTTGTAGGCCCAACAACTTGGAAGGTGCTGACGAGTACGCCGATACCGAAGCAAGAATCGCCCAGTACAATCGATCTGCTTGATACTTACCTGCTGTATCGCAGCTTACCTCATCAAAATCAAGCCATTCAATGGCTGCAAGGACAAATCTCAAAACCCGTCTTGGAAGAGTTCTCTAAACGGTGGGGCAATCAACCTTCTCCAGCTTCATCTTCATCTCCAACTCCAACTCCCTCTCCAACTCCCTCTCCAACTCCCTCTCCAACTCCCTCTCCATCCCTATCCTTTCTCCCCCTCCGAGAAGGAGCTAAAGGCACGCAAGTAAAACAACTTCAGGAGCGATTGCAACAGCTAGGATTTAAACCTGGGATACCTGATGGAGACTTTGGCCCTGCAACGAAAGCGGCTGTCGTTGCGTTTCAGAGGTCTAAAGGTTTAATTACAGATGGAATTGTCGGTGAAAGAACTTGGGCGGCTCTGAATCTTACCTGA
- a CDS encoding mechanosensitive ion channel: protein MNEIWKGIVQTMRVDVPLQVHSVLAQVPDQPGVFQTGATYVEGLWQSIWVFVPTLLGALAILVVGIIIALIASSITRGVLNRTRLDNKIADWITGRQEGAEAPPIEKWISSAVFWIIMIFTVVGVLQQLRLEVVSQPLNNFLSQILIFLPKLLGALIFLGVAWLVATLVKMVTTRALRLFHLDQRLGQQVRPPEASGETSPPPTNQFSLSETIGNALYWFIFLLFLPLILDSLGLQGTTLQPLQLMLNQILGIVPNILGAIAIAAVGWFIAQVVRRIVTNLLSAAGADQLGRRFGLQATTGSQSLSWLVGTVVYVLILIPTAIAALQRLQIEAISLPAIAMLNQILNAIPKIFTAALILGIAYVIGQFLSDLVTNILTSIGFNNVFQWLGIPTARVTRTTPVVPADEYGLPGTPRTSSETVLQPSTTPTRTPSELVGIIVLVGILLFATVAATNVLQFEALTLIVTGILVIAGRILAGLVVFAIGLWLANLAFNLITSSGSRQSRILGQTARIAIITLVSAMALQQMGIASDIVNLAFGLLLGAIAVAIALAFGLGARDIAAAQVREWLSSFKENR, encoded by the coding sequence ATGAATGAAATATGGAAAGGTATAGTCCAAACCATGAGAGTGGATGTGCCGCTCCAGGTACATTCCGTTTTGGCACAGGTACCGGATCAACCGGGAGTATTCCAGACGGGGGCAACCTATGTTGAGGGACTGTGGCAAAGTATCTGGGTCTTCGTGCCTACGTTGTTAGGTGCACTCGCGATCCTAGTGGTTGGGATTATCATCGCCCTGATTGCTTCGTCTATCACCAGGGGGGTACTCAATCGTACCCGTTTGGACAACAAAATAGCGGACTGGATCACGGGTCGGCAGGAGGGTGCAGAGGCTCCTCCCATTGAGAAGTGGATCTCCAGCGCGGTGTTTTGGATCATCATGATCTTCACTGTCGTTGGTGTTCTACAGCAACTACGGCTAGAAGTCGTTTCTCAACCCCTGAATAACTTTCTTAGCCAAATTCTGATCTTTTTACCCAAGCTCTTAGGAGCATTGATCTTTTTAGGGGTAGCTTGGCTAGTGGCGACATTAGTCAAGATGGTAACAACGCGGGCGCTGCGATTATTTCATTTAGATCAGCGTTTAGGTCAGCAAGTTAGACCACCAGAAGCTTCAGGAGAAACGTCCCCTCCCCCAACCAACCAATTTTCGCTTTCGGAAACCATTGGGAATGCCCTGTACTGGTTCATTTTTCTCCTGTTTCTCCCCTTAATTTTAGACAGCCTCGGTTTGCAGGGAACGACCTTACAACCCTTGCAGCTGATGCTGAACCAAATTCTGGGAATTGTACCCAATATTTTGGGAGCGATCGCGATCGCCGCCGTGGGTTGGTTTATTGCACAAGTGGTGCGGCGCATCGTCACAAACTTACTATCGGCAGCCGGCGCTGACCAATTAGGGCGTCGGTTTGGACTCCAGGCAACAACGGGAAGTCAGTCTCTTTCCTGGCTGGTTGGAACGGTTGTCTACGTCCTAATTTTGATTCCGACAGCGATTGCAGCTCTCCAGAGGCTACAGATTGAGGCGATTTCACTGCCTGCGATCGCCATGTTAAACCAGATTCTCAACGCGATTCCTAAAATCTTTACCGCCGCGTTGATTCTAGGTATTGCTTATGTCATTGGGCAATTTCTCAGCGATTTGGTGACCAATATCCTCACCAGCATTGGCTTCAACAATGTGTTTCAGTGGCTAGGTATCCCAACAGCCCGCGTTACCCGTACTACACCCGTTGTTCCAGCCGATGAATATGGGTTGCCCGGTACACCGAGAACTAGCTCTGAGACTGTACTACAGCCTTCAACAACTCCCACTCGAACACCATCAGAGCTAGTAGGAATTATCGTCTTAGTCGGCATCCTATTGTTTGCCACCGTTGCCGCAACAAACGTCTTGCAGTTTGAAGCCTTGACCTTAATTGTGACGGGCATTCTGGTGATTGCGGGTCGGATTCTGGCGGGGTTAGTCGTATTTGCCATTGGCCTGTGGCTTGCGAATCTAGCCTTTAATTTGATTACCAGTTCTGGCTCTCGTCAATCCAGAATCCTGGGACAAACTGCTCGGATTGCTATTATCACCTTGGTCTCAGCGATGGCACTGCAACAAATGGGTATTGCCAGTGACATTGTTAACTTAGCCTTTGGGCTGCTCTTAGGTGCTATTGCCGTGGCAATCGCCCTTGCCTTTGGTTTAGGCGCTCGTGATATTGCCGCCGCTCAAGTTCGGGAATGGCTCTCGTCCTTTAAGGAAAACCGATAA
- a CDS encoding SRPBCC family protein: MSKSNAQVFEQSIQIKASATVVERCITDQTLMHRWLNPILRCKPVGEWSTAVGSRSRFVIQIPLLQPTLNSVVVAREPGLVVWEFQGFFQGRDRWECQPNDKGTRLLNRFEFGISNPVISWGFNTFAATWTKGDMQAQLRRLKRVAEEIYRREK; encoded by the coding sequence ATGTCAAAGTCAAACGCTCAAGTTTTTGAACAGTCCATCCAAATCAAAGCCAGCGCGACAGTTGTAGAGCGCTGTATTACTGACCAGACTCTGATGCACCGCTGGCTCAACCCAATTCTACGCTGTAAACCGGTGGGAGAGTGGAGTACAGCAGTCGGAAGTCGCAGCCGTTTTGTGATCCAAATTCCTTTGTTGCAACCAACCTTAAATAGTGTGGTAGTAGCACGAGAACCGGGTTTAGTGGTTTGGGAATTCCAGGGATTTTTTCAAGGGCGCGATCGCTGGGAGTGCCAACCCAATGACAAGGGCACACGTCTACTCAACCGCTTTGAGTTTGGAATTTCCAACCCAGTCATTAGCTGGGGCTTTAACACCTTTGCCGCTACTTGGACAAAAGGTGATATGCAAGCCCAATTGAGACGCCTCAAACGAGTTGCCGAAGAGATATATCGCCGTGAAAAATGA